Proteins encoded within one genomic window of Mesobacillus subterraneus:
- a CDS encoding GerAB/ArcD/ProY family transporter, with protein sequence MKIHIEPRPQNMVNTFLLIFVIHSMQLGVGIQGFQRIIYMEARHDAWISVILSGVATAIIGFIMVKTLSLYENSDLFGIQYDVLGKWLGNLVNILFVLYFLGSFHIIIRNYIEVIQAWIFPEVPNWLLALTLVYLVYYGLNGGLRTVVGVSFFSVILSLWLILLLVYPAQFANWDYLFPMFEANITEMLRGAKQMTFTVIGFEIIYVIYPFLKEKDRVHKYMQYGLGFTTILYLALMVVSLAYFSGGQLERTIWGTLSLFKIVRFPFIERFEYVAITFWVLLILPNLMLYMWAATRGISRIFNKKEQKVSWMLLAFILLTLFFPLTRVQINLFNDYFAKGAFYIVFAYPILLLGVVLIKKKFFRKKDEANAQ encoded by the coding sequence ATGAAAATTCACATCGAGCCCAGGCCCCAAAATATGGTCAATACATTCCTGCTCATCTTTGTTATCCATTCAATGCAGCTGGGTGTTGGAATCCAGGGATTTCAGCGGATCATCTATATGGAAGCAAGGCATGATGCGTGGATTTCCGTCATTCTCAGCGGGGTTGCCACTGCCATCATAGGGTTCATAATGGTGAAAACTTTAAGTTTATATGAGAATTCAGATCTATTTGGAATCCAGTATGATGTGCTCGGAAAATGGCTCGGAAACCTGGTTAATATCCTGTTTGTTCTCTACTTTCTTGGAAGCTTCCACATCATCATCCGTAACTATATCGAGGTCATCCAGGCATGGATCTTCCCCGAAGTACCGAACTGGCTGCTAGCTCTGACTCTCGTTTACCTTGTATACTACGGCTTGAATGGCGGGCTGCGGACAGTGGTGGGTGTCAGCTTCTTCAGTGTCATCCTATCCCTGTGGCTGATCCTGCTGCTCGTCTATCCCGCTCAATTTGCGAATTGGGATTACTTATTTCCAATGTTTGAAGCGAACATAACCGAAATGTTGAGAGGCGCAAAACAAATGACGTTCACAGTGATTGGCTTTGAAATCATTTACGTCATCTATCCCTTTTTAAAAGAAAAGGACAGGGTCCATAAATATATGCAATATGGTCTTGGCTTCACGACCATCCTGTACCTTGCACTCATGGTTGTTTCTCTTGCCTATTTCAGCGGCGGCCAGCTTGAACGAACGATTTGGGGTACGCTATCCCTTTTTAAAATTGTCCGCTTCCCCTTCATTGAACGGTTTGAATACGTGGCGATCACTTTCTGGGTCCTGCTGATTCTTCCAAACCTGATGCTCTATATGTGGGCAGCAACCCGGGGGATATCAAGGATTTTTAATAAGAAGGAACAGAAGGTCAGCTGGATGCTTCTTGCATTTATTTTACTGACCCTGTTTTTCCCGCTTACAAGGGTTCAAATCAATTTGTTTAACGACTACTTCGCCAAGGGAGCATTCTACATTGTTTTTGCCTATCCAATCCTTCTTTTGGGTGTTGTCCTGATCAAAAAGAAATTTTTCCGTAAAAAGGATGAGGCCAATGCGCAATAA
- a CDS encoding spore germination protein, translating to MFFKKHKAVVDKSVKQKNLDDKELIPADKDDFIRKMKEQFHDSADLNIKELTNGFTLVFFDTLTDKKMLNENVLARLEDSHVSPNEALKHITVSSTSKLKYVDVLVESLLKGAVAVHSPGHTVTISAMVGTQENRSLTRPENESQVLGPQIAFNESLATNISLIRRYLTNPNLCNESFSLGKQTNSAISLLYLKEIADDEMVDRMRQRIKSIEIDGILDSSILVQLIEDNSFAIFPQLLLTERPDRACAWLLNGKMLVLVDGSVQVIGAPQTFIEFFQSMEDESVRWQIATFIRALRVFSMIVSIFFTAIYVAALTFHYEIIPQTLLIPLGESRSRVPFPPIIEALLLETMIELLREAGARLPTKVGQTMGIVGGIVVGTAAVDAGFTSNILIIIIAVSALASFTTPNYMMGNVIRILRFPLIILAGMWGFYGLMVGFCFLLIHLLRQSSLGTPFLAPFYPPRFEDWRDSIIRLPIGWTNSRPVQARPLDRLKYRYRKNKN from the coding sequence ATGTTCTTCAAGAAACACAAAGCCGTAGTCGACAAAAGCGTCAAACAAAAAAACCTCGACGACAAGGAATTAATCCCTGCAGATAAGGACGATTTCATCCGAAAAATGAAGGAGCAATTTCATGACAGTGCCGATTTAAATATCAAGGAACTCACAAATGGCTTTACACTGGTTTTCTTTGATACTTTGACTGATAAAAAAATGCTCAATGAAAATGTACTCGCTCGACTTGAAGATTCTCACGTTTCCCCAAACGAAGCGCTAAAGCATATTACCGTTTCCAGTACTTCCAAACTTAAATATGTTGATGTCCTGGTTGAGTCACTTTTAAAAGGGGCCGTCGCTGTCCATTCGCCAGGCCACACTGTGACCATCAGTGCAATGGTCGGTACTCAAGAAAACCGATCATTGACCCGTCCGGAAAATGAGTCTCAAGTATTGGGTCCGCAAATCGCCTTTAATGAAAGCCTTGCGACCAATATATCTCTTATCCGCCGGTACCTTACCAATCCAAATCTTTGCAATGAAAGCTTTTCTTTAGGAAAACAAACGAACTCAGCGATTTCGCTTCTTTATTTAAAGGAAATTGCGGATGATGAGATGGTTGACCGAATGCGCCAGCGGATCAAATCAATCGAAATTGATGGTATCCTAGATAGCTCGATTTTGGTACAGCTCATTGAAGACAATTCATTCGCCATCTTTCCTCAACTGCTGCTGACAGAAAGACCGGATCGCGCCTGCGCCTGGCTGTTGAACGGTAAAATGCTCGTGCTGGTTGATGGCAGTGTACAGGTTATCGGCGCACCGCAAACATTCATTGAATTTTTCCAGAGTATGGAGGACGAAAGTGTCAGGTGGCAAATCGCGACGTTTATCAGGGCTTTGAGGGTATTTTCAATGATTGTATCGATTTTCTTCACTGCGATCTATGTAGCAGCTCTGACTTTTCATTATGAAATTATCCCACAAACACTGCTGATTCCGCTTGGTGAGTCAAGATCTCGAGTGCCCTTCCCGCCCATAATAGAGGCATTATTGCTGGAAACGATGATTGAACTCTTGCGGGAAGCAGGAGCACGGCTGCCAACGAAGGTCGGCCAGACGATGGGTATCGTTGGCGGTATTGTCGTCGGGACAGCTGCAGTAGATGCAGGATTCACAAGCAATATCCTGATCATCATTATCGCTGTTAGCGCACTCGCTTCATTTACGACGCCAAACTACATGATGGGCAATGTCATCAGAATCCTGCGTTTCCCATTAATTATTTTGGCAGGAATGTGGGGATTTTACGGACTGATGGTCGGATTTTGTTTCCTGCTGATCCATTTGCTTCGCCAATCCAGTCTTGGGACGCCGTTCTTGGCTCCCTTTTATCCGCCTAGGTTTGAAGATTGGCGCGACAGCATCATTCGTCTTCCAATCGGGTGGACCAACAGCCGCCCGGTACAGGCAAGGCCATTGGATCGATTGAAATACAGATATCGAAAAAACAAAAACTAA
- a CDS encoding sodium-dependent transporter, producing MEREQWSSKIGFILAAAGSAIGIGAIWKLPYVTGVSGGGAFFLMFILFSLFIGLPLLLAEFIIGRSTGKEAIRAYLAIAPKSKWYLIGILGVVTSFVLLSFYSVVGGWISLYFVKGLAGGVIDEGVDYGGLFGQTISSAWSVLAAQAAFLLVTILVVAKGIQSGIEKASKILMPALFLLFITLIIRSLTLENALAGVKFFLAPDFSSITSESILFAMGQSFFSLSVGVSVMVTYSSYLPKKGSIVQPALSVVGMNLFIALLAGLAIFPAVFSLGFEPAEGPGLLFVVLPAVFEKMVFGELFLLLFLVLFLFATLTSAFSMLEIVVATLAKGNQKKRAKFAWIAGGMIFLLGIPSALSFGIMAETTIFEKNIFDTADFLVSNILMPFGVLLISIFVPLKIKKEVLRQELLKDSKGGNLFFNLWYYVMRFVVPVVIIIVFLDSLGVLS from the coding sequence ATGGAGAGAGAACAATGGTCATCGAAAATTGGGTTCATTTTGGCCGCAGCTGGTTCGGCGATTGGCATCGGGGCGATCTGGAAGCTGCCATATGTAACAGGAGTGAGCGGTGGCGGAGCATTTTTCCTGATGTTCATCTTATTTTCGTTATTCATCGGCCTGCCTCTATTGCTGGCGGAGTTTATCATCGGACGCAGTACCGGCAAGGAAGCGATTCGCGCCTATTTAGCAATCGCGCCAAAAAGCAAATGGTATTTGATCGGGATACTCGGAGTCGTCACCAGCTTTGTGCTGCTCAGTTTTTATAGTGTTGTCGGCGGATGGATCAGCCTCTATTTTGTAAAAGGACTGGCTGGCGGAGTGATTGATGAAGGAGTTGATTACGGAGGCTTGTTCGGACAGACGATCAGCAGTGCATGGAGTGTGCTCGCTGCACAGGCTGCCTTCTTATTAGTCACGATTTTGGTCGTTGCCAAAGGCATTCAATCTGGGATAGAAAAAGCAAGCAAAATCCTGATGCCGGCTTTATTCCTGCTGTTCATCACCCTGATCATCCGATCGCTGACGCTTGAAAACGCACTTGCTGGCGTAAAGTTTTTCCTGGCACCTGATTTTTCAAGCATCACTTCAGAAAGCATCCTGTTTGCGATGGGACAATCCTTCTTCTCGCTGAGTGTCGGTGTATCTGTGATGGTAACGTACAGCTCATACTTGCCGAAAAAAGGCAGCATCGTCCAGCCCGCCCTGTCGGTTGTCGGAATGAACCTGTTTATCGCACTGCTTGCCGGTCTAGCAATCTTCCCAGCTGTTTTCTCACTTGGATTTGAACCGGCTGAAGGACCAGGTCTGCTATTCGTCGTCCTTCCAGCTGTCTTTGAAAAAATGGTATTCGGCGAGCTATTTTTGCTTCTATTCCTGGTCTTGTTCCTGTTCGCGACACTGACTTCAGCGTTCTCGATGCTTGAGATCGTCGTTGCTACACTTGCAAAAGGCAATCAGAAAAAGCGGGCAAAATTTGCCTGGATAGCCGGTGGCATGATTTTCCTGCTCGGCATCCCTTCTGCCCTGTCATTCGGGATAATGGCAGAAACGACGATTTTCGAAAAAAACATCTTTGACACAGCTGATTTTCTTGTAAGCAACATTTTGATGCCATTCGGAGTATTGCTGATTTCCATCTTTGTCCCGCTTAAAATCAAGAAGGAAGTACTTCGCCAGGAGCTTCTAAAGGATTCAAAAGGAGGCAACCTGTTCTTTAACCTCTGGTACTATGTGATGAGGTTTGTCGTGCCTGTCGTCATTATTATAGTGTTTTTAGATTCCCTTGGAGTTTTATCATGA
- a CDS encoding sigma-54 interaction domain-containing protein, which translates to MKKQLILLAGTMETRLALEDQLESILGNYVSIQSYSSDESLPERISDTIVIYSSYLIEAEVEHVIGENCEVIIANRTINHQYIDRLFSLPAGTNVLYVNDFPESVNDSIHTLKALGIDHLQYHPYFPGTKYPQAINIAVTPGEMELIPDSITTKINLGVRLIDIHTIMKIVDRLGLPEALGIQVADRYTRRIIELSQKLSFLKEEEAKLNQYLKHVVDGVNDGIMALDSIGSITVFNDVLEKITGIPKERALNRKVNDIFHNPDLLHFLLKDIDAEVPYPFLVRQTNVMVHRMPITQEETVVVTFKNMDETIEMEKAVRLELQKKGYVAKHTFENILGKSKAIKETKKIARKLARTHLSILIQGESGTGKELFSSAMHMVSSRKDAPYLAINCNALPEDLLESELFGYEEGSFTGARKGGKKGVFEQADGGTLFLDEIGDISMKLQARLLRVLQEQEIRRIGGTRNIPVDVRIIAATNKNLKEMIEKGEFREDLYHRLKVLSLSLPPLRERNEDIPLLVQHFIYESHKPKAKIDHEALTRLSEMPWTGNIRELKNTLLYMIAVSEGETISTEDLPVDQQEKRHLPETDLTGYKKAEEYRTLLQLIKELNLSGKSAGRPQLSLMMSNTSSPLTEQQIRLRLKELEQQGLVVIRRGRSGTMITQKGIEALEHHHHHDL; encoded by the coding sequence ATGAAAAAACAGCTTATTCTTTTAGCAGGAACAATGGAAACAAGGTTGGCCTTGGAAGACCAACTAGAAAGCATACTAGGAAATTATGTATCAATCCAAAGCTATTCGTCTGACGAATCCTTGCCGGAAAGGATTTCTGATACAATCGTTATCTATTCATCCTACCTGATCGAAGCAGAAGTCGAACATGTCATTGGAGAAAACTGCGAGGTCATCATCGCAAACAGGACGATCAACCACCAGTATATCGACAGGTTGTTCAGCCTCCCCGCCGGCACCAATGTCCTCTATGTTAATGACTTTCCCGAGAGTGTCAATGACTCCATCCACACCTTAAAAGCGCTTGGAATAGATCATTTACAATACCATCCCTACTTTCCCGGCACAAAATACCCCCAAGCAATCAATATTGCCGTCACCCCCGGGGAAATGGAACTGATTCCAGATTCAATCACCACAAAAATCAACCTCGGCGTCAGACTGATCGATATTCATACCATCATGAAAATCGTTGACCGACTCGGCCTGCCGGAGGCGCTCGGAATTCAAGTCGCTGACAGGTATACGAGAAGGATCATTGAATTAAGCCAGAAACTATCTTTCCTTAAAGAGGAAGAAGCCAAGTTAAACCAGTACCTGAAACATGTAGTCGATGGCGTGAATGACGGTATCATGGCACTTGATTCCATAGGCAGCATCACGGTTTTTAATGATGTTCTGGAAAAAATCACGGGCATACCGAAAGAAAGGGCCCTAAACAGAAAGGTAAATGACATTTTCCATAATCCCGATCTTCTGCATTTCTTGTTGAAAGACATTGATGCTGAGGTACCTTATCCGTTTCTGGTTAGGCAAACGAATGTCATGGTCCACCGGATGCCGATTACACAGGAAGAAACGGTTGTTGTCACGTTCAAAAACATGGACGAAACGATTGAAATGGAGAAAGCAGTCAGGCTCGAGCTACAAAAGAAAGGATATGTCGCGAAGCATACTTTTGAAAACATTCTCGGCAAAAGCAAAGCAATCAAAGAAACGAAGAAAATCGCTCGAAAACTGGCAAGGACCCACCTGTCAATCCTGATCCAGGGGGAAAGCGGAACCGGGAAAGAGCTTTTCTCAAGTGCCATGCATATGGTATCGAGCCGGAAGGACGCTCCATACCTGGCGATAAACTGCAACGCACTGCCAGAAGATCTGCTGGAGAGTGAATTGTTCGGTTACGAAGAAGGCTCGTTCACAGGTGCAAGAAAAGGAGGCAAAAAAGGGGTATTCGAACAGGCTGACGGTGGCACACTGTTCCTCGACGAAATCGGTGATATCAGTATGAAGCTTCAGGCAAGGCTATTACGTGTGTTACAAGAACAAGAGATTCGCCGGATTGGCGGAACCAGGAATATCCCCGTCGATGTGCGAATCATCGCGGCCACGAACAAGAATCTCAAGGAAATGATTGAAAAAGGTGAATTTCGCGAGGATCTTTACCACCGTTTGAAGGTATTGTCACTCAGCTTACCTCCACTCAGGGAGCGCAACGAAGACATTCCATTATTGGTACAGCATTTTATCTATGAAAGCCATAAGCCCAAAGCAAAAATCGACCATGAGGCCTTAACCAGATTATCAGAGATGCCTTGGACTGGAAATATCCGCGAGCTAAAGAACACTTTGCTGTACATGATCGCTGTTTCAGAAGGCGAAACCATTTCCACTGAAGATCTCCCTGTCGACCAGCAGGAAAAAAGGCACCTACCTGAAACTGACCTGACTGGTTATAAAAAGGCCGAAGAGTACAGAACCCTTCTACAATTGATAAAAGAATTGAACTTGTCAGGAAAAAGTGCAGGCAGGCCTCAGCTCAGCCTTATGATGTCAAATACCAGCAGCCCGCTTACCGAACAGCAAATACGCCTGCGCTTAAAAGAACTCGAACAACAAGGCTTAGTCGTAATCCGACGCGGCAGAAGCGGAACGATGATCACCCAGAAAGGAATAGAGGCACTAGAACATCATCATCATCATGACTTATAG
- the yfcC gene encoding putative basic amino acid antiporter YfcC: MENKVWKVPHTFVIVFFVVMLAAIVTYFVPVGQFETKEITYTDNGEEKTKTVLDPESFQIVKDEQGNPVHKGTDLFEAGGEAGFLNFVFEGLVSGDKWGSAVGVVAFILIIGGAFGIIMRTRAIEEGILNVIDKTKGREILIIPIMFFLFSLGGAVFGMGEEAIAFAMILVPLMVALGYDAITGVMITYVATQIGFATSWMNPFGVAIAQGISGVPVLSESPFRMAMWAVFTLLGIAYTWRYAASIKKDPVRSLSYKGDDYFRKDMKNQDLKVKFSLGHSLVILTIVVGIAWIIWGVIEHAYYIPEIASQFFTIGLVAGIIGVIFKLNNMKVNDIADGFIDGAKDLLPAALVVGMAKGIVIILGGDSPDAPSVLNTMLFGAGQAIGDLPASVSAVFMYLFQSVFNFFVVSGSGQAALTMPLMAPLADIAGVSRQVAVLAFQLGDGLTNIIVPTSAALIGTLGAARIDWGVWAKFIFKFMLLLVAVSITFIIIAVSIGL; this comes from the coding sequence ATGGAAAATAAAGTATGGAAGGTTCCGCACACATTTGTCATTGTGTTCTTCGTTGTCATGCTTGCGGCAATCGTGACGTACTTCGTGCCGGTGGGCCAGTTCGAAACGAAGGAAATCACCTATACTGACAATGGCGAGGAAAAAACGAAGACGGTATTGGATCCGGAGAGTTTTCAGATTGTAAAAGATGAACAAGGGAATCCAGTCCACAAAGGAACAGATTTGTTCGAAGCAGGCGGGGAAGCAGGTTTCCTGAACTTTGTCTTTGAAGGGTTGGTTTCTGGTGATAAATGGGGTTCTGCTGTCGGAGTTGTGGCATTTATCCTGATTATTGGCGGAGCTTTTGGCATCATCATGAGGACGAGGGCAATCGAGGAAGGCATCCTGAATGTCATCGATAAGACAAAGGGCAGGGAAATCCTTATTATTCCGATCATGTTCTTCTTGTTCTCACTGGGTGGTGCAGTTTTTGGAATGGGAGAAGAAGCGATCGCCTTTGCGATGATTCTTGTGCCATTGATGGTTGCGCTTGGATATGATGCGATTACAGGCGTGATGATTACTTATGTAGCAACACAGATAGGGTTCGCAACATCATGGATGAATCCGTTCGGTGTCGCTATCGCGCAGGGGATCTCTGGCGTGCCGGTTTTGTCCGAATCACCGTTCCGCATGGCAATGTGGGCTGTATTCACGCTGCTCGGAATTGCTTATACCTGGCGTTATGCAGCAAGCATCAAGAAGGACCCGGTAAGGTCACTTTCCTATAAAGGCGACGATTATTTCCGTAAGGATATGAAGAACCAAGATTTGAAAGTGAAGTTCAGCCTAGGGCACAGCCTGGTTATTTTAACGATTGTGGTTGGAATCGCCTGGATCATCTGGGGAGTTATAGAACATGCTTACTATATTCCGGAAATCGCTTCACAGTTTTTCACAATCGGACTTGTGGCCGGAATCATTGGTGTTATTTTTAAATTGAACAATATGAAGGTCAATGATATAGCAGATGGATTCATTGACGGCGCGAAGGACTTGCTGCCAGCCGCTCTTGTTGTCGGTATGGCGAAAGGAATTGTCATCATCCTTGGCGGCGACAGTCCGGATGCACCATCCGTGCTTAACACAATGCTATTTGGAGCAGGCCAGGCGATCGGTGATTTGCCGGCATCGGTTTCTGCGGTGTTCATGTATTTGTTCCAATCCGTTTTCAATTTCTTCGTCGTATCAGGGTCAGGCCAGGCAGCATTGACGATGCCTTTAATGGCGCCGCTTGCTGATATCGCTGGTGTTTCCCGTCAGGTTGCGGTCCTTGCTTTCCAGTTGGGAGACGGTTTGACAAACATCATCGTTCCGACTTCCGCTGCATTGATTGGCACGCTGGGGGCAGCCCGGATTGACTGGGGAGTATGGGCAAAGTTCATTTTCAAATTCATGCTGCTGTTAGTAGCAGTATCAATCACATTTATTATCATTGCTGTATCCATTGGTTTATAA
- the chrA gene encoding chromate efflux transporter, protein MTEKRSVTFQSLLEILMVSTRLGLTSFGGPVAHLGYFHEEYVRRRKWMDEESYADLVALCQFLPGPASSQVGIGVGLMRGGLLGGLFAFLGFTLPSVLALIIFAIILQGFDVGDAGWIHGLKIVAVAVVAHAILGMAQKLTPDLPRKTIALFALAATLLWQTAYTQIGVIIIAGILGYVLFKSHTATDDQRMTFSISKSVGYVSLGLFISLLILLPILREATSLNWIAMFDSFYRSGSLVFGGGHVVLPLLEREFVPTGWLSEEAFLAGYGAAQAVPGPLFTFAAYIGTVINGWQGGLLATVAIFLPAFLLVLGTLPFWDALRRNSKISRALMGVNAAVVGILIAAFYHPIWTSSILEPIDFVFAAVLFSMLVYWKLAPWIVVVTGAVGGLVLYMIF, encoded by the coding sequence ATGACAGAGAAAAGAAGTGTTACATTCCAGTCACTGCTGGAGATATTGATGGTTTCAACCAGGCTCGGCCTGACGTCGTTCGGCGGGCCTGTCGCCCACCTCGGTTATTTTCATGAGGAATATGTCCGCCGCAGAAAGTGGATGGATGAAGAAAGCTACGCAGATTTAGTGGCATTATGCCAGTTCCTGCCCGGACCCGCAAGCAGCCAGGTCGGCATCGGCGTTGGTTTGATGCGCGGTGGATTACTGGGAGGATTGTTCGCATTCCTTGGATTCACACTGCCTTCGGTATTGGCACTCATTATTTTCGCAATCATTTTACAGGGATTTGATGTTGGCGATGCCGGCTGGATTCACGGACTGAAAATTGTCGCCGTCGCTGTCGTTGCCCACGCTATCCTGGGAATGGCGCAGAAACTGACTCCCGATTTGCCGCGGAAAACCATTGCTTTATTTGCGCTCGCTGCAACGCTGCTTTGGCAGACAGCATATACGCAAATCGGCGTCATTATCATTGCAGGGATTTTAGGATATGTATTATTCAAGTCCCACACTGCAACAGATGATCAAAGAATGACTTTTTCGATTTCCAAATCTGTCGGCTATGTAAGCCTGGGATTGTTTATCAGCTTATTGATTCTCCTGCCGATTTTACGTGAAGCAACTTCATTGAACTGGATCGCAATGTTTGACAGCTTTTACCGTTCAGGTTCGCTCGTGTTTGGCGGAGGTCATGTTGTCCTGCCATTGCTCGAGCGTGAATTCGTGCCAACAGGCTGGCTGAGCGAAGAAGCCTTCCTTGCTGGATACGGTGCTGCCCAGGCTGTTCCTGGTCCTTTGTTCACCTTTGCTGCCTATATCGGAACTGTAATCAATGGCTGGCAAGGCGGCCTGCTCGCGACTGTCGCGATTTTCTTGCCGGCATTCCTGCTGGTTCTTGGGACACTGCCATTCTGGGACGCGTTAAGAAGAAACAGCAAGATCAGCCGGGCACTGATGGGGGTAAATGCAGCTGTAGTTGGAATTTTAATCGCAGCCTTTTACCATCCAATCTGGACGAGTTCCATTCTAGAGCCGATTGATTTCGTGTTTGCAGCCGTGTTGTTCAGCATGCTGGTGTATTGGAAGCTCGCGCCATGGATCGTCGTTGTAACTGGAGCTGTTGGCGGATTGGTTTTGTATATGATTTTTTAA